Proteins from one Nitrobacteraceae bacterium AZCC 2146 genomic window:
- a CDS encoding hypothetical protein (product_source=Hypo-rule applied; pfam=PF11769), translated as MTGSVIYAVEIFDAATSRLLSAFVSKQYPNPYNIKASVGPLAAAEAGIDKGADALMAHMR; from the coding sequence ATGACAGGCTCGGTGATCTATGCCGTCGAGATATTCGATGCCGCGACTTCCCGCCTGCTCAGCGCGTTCGTCAGCAAGCAATATCCGAACCCATACAACATCAAGGCCAGCGTGGGACCGCTGGCCGCGGCAGAGGCCGGGATCGATAAGGGCGCGGATGCGCTAATGGCGCACATGCGATAA
- a CDS encoding isopenicillin N synthase-like dioxygenase (product_source=COG3491; cath_funfam=2.60.120.330; cog=COG3491; pfam=PF03171,PF14226; superfamily=51197) produces MGELLEAARVSQASLPVIDIGGLSSGKLADREAVGAQLRAACLASGFFYISNHGVPEDCVADVFSEAAAFFALPPDRKAEVDKSRSKANRGYEPLQGQTLEPGAPPDLKEGYYIGPEHAADDPRVIAGMFNHGANQWPAARPRFKPVMQSYLDIMLELSARMMGGIALSLNLPEDYFASYCEDAMATVRLLHYPPRSARTSPAQKGAGAHTDFGGLTLLRQGDIGGLQVWDQQSSGWIHADPLPGTFVVNLGDMIARWTNDRYRSTLHRVVNESGNERYSVPFFYTGNYAHKVECIPTCLAPGEQPKYPPTTVEQHMRAMYQRTYK; encoded by the coding sequence ATGGGCGAGTTGCTAGAAGCGGCGAGGGTTTCTCAAGCCAGCCTGCCGGTGATTGATATCGGCGGCCTGTCTTCGGGTAAACTGGCCGACCGCGAAGCTGTCGGCGCCCAACTGCGCGCGGCCTGTCTTGCCAGCGGGTTTTTCTACATCAGCAATCACGGCGTTCCGGAAGACTGTGTGGCCGACGTGTTCTCCGAGGCGGCGGCCTTCTTTGCTCTTCCGCCCGATCGGAAGGCAGAAGTCGACAAGTCGCGCTCCAAGGCCAATCGTGGCTATGAACCGCTGCAAGGGCAAACCCTGGAGCCGGGTGCGCCGCCCGACCTCAAGGAAGGCTATTACATTGGCCCCGAGCACGCCGCGGACGATCCGCGCGTGATCGCCGGCATGTTCAATCACGGTGCCAATCAATGGCCGGCCGCACGACCGCGCTTCAAGCCGGTGATGCAGTCCTATCTCGATATCATGCTGGAGTTGTCCGCCCGAATGATGGGTGGGATCGCGCTCTCGCTCAATCTGCCGGAAGACTACTTCGCAAGCTATTGCGAGGACGCCATGGCGACCGTGCGGCTTTTGCACTACCCGCCGCGATCGGCGCGAACCAGTCCGGCTCAAAAGGGCGCGGGCGCGCACACCGATTTCGGTGGCCTGACGCTGCTGCGCCAGGGCGACATCGGCGGCCTGCAGGTGTGGGATCAGCAATCCAGCGGCTGGATTCACGCGGATCCCTTACCGGGGACCTTCGTGGTCAACCTCGGCGATATGATTGCCCGTTGGACCAACGACCGCTATCGCTCGACGCTTCACCGCGTCGTCAACGAGTCAGGAAATGAGCGTTACTCCGTGCCGTTCTTCTACACCGGCAACTATGCGCACAAGGTGGAATGCATCCCGACCTGCCTCGCGCCTGGCGAGCAGCCAAAATACCCGCCGACCACGGTGGAGCAGCACATGCGCGCGATGTATCAGCGAACCTACAAGTAG
- a CDS encoding pimeloyl-ACP methyl ester carboxylesterase (product_source=COG0596; cath_funfam=3.40.50.1820; cog=COG0596; pfam=PF12697; superfamily=53474): MADALSTRYTFILIHGAWQGAWAWDTIVPRLRAAGHEAIAVDLPGDGHDATPPGQVNLALYADGVAALIDGVSGPVVMVGHSMGGITASQASELRPERIALAIYLCAFMLPDAMSVLEFYEKYLESWMRGAHARVTYDPAGPTSMIDPVSAVDVFYHMSDRTVARAAASRLTPQPEGARRSKLQLSASKYGTVPRVYIEAREDRSVHLPLQRKMQEIAQCQAVYGLNSDHAPQLSDPDRLVELFLEAVGDHARAL, from the coding sequence ATGGCCGACGCCTTATCCACGCGTTACACCTTCATTCTGATCCATGGCGCGTGGCAGGGTGCGTGGGCCTGGGACACCATCGTTCCGCGCCTGCGGGCGGCCGGCCATGAGGCGATCGCCGTCGATCTGCCGGGCGATGGCCACGACGCCACACCACCCGGGCAAGTCAATCTCGCGCTTTATGCCGACGGGGTTGCCGCCCTGATCGATGGCGTTTCCGGTCCGGTCGTCATGGTCGGCCACAGTATGGGCGGAATCACCGCCTCGCAGGCCAGCGAATTGCGGCCGGAGCGGATCGCGCTGGCGATCTATCTCTGCGCCTTCATGTTGCCCGACGCGATGTCGGTGCTGGAATTCTACGAAAAGTATCTCGAATCCTGGATGCGTGGCGCCCACGCGCGCGTGACCTACGATCCCGCCGGGCCGACTTCGATGATCGATCCGGTATCCGCAGTTGATGTGTTTTACCACATGTCGGATCGCACCGTGGCACGGGCAGCGGCCAGTCGATTGACGCCGCAGCCGGAAGGTGCACGGCGATCAAAACTCCAGCTTTCGGCTAGCAAATATGGTACGGTGCCGCGCGTCTATATCGAGGCGCGAGAAGACCGTTCGGTTCATCTCCCGCTGCAACGCAAGATGCAGGAGATCGCGCAATGCCAGGCCGTGTACGGTCTCAATAGCGATCACGCGCCGCAACTCTCCGATCCCGACCGCTTGGTCGAGCTGTTTCTGGAAGCAGTAGGCGACCATGCGCGAGCGTTGTGA
- a CDS encoding hypothetical protein (product_source=Hypo-rule applied), with amino-acid sequence MRRSNPVCACGFWIANIDDVEPRDSAAWVKGSNRFVPLAAVATASNPLRYAFNEAAQAATQFAPASRHDGPSLAEGEAPGLEAFYSPAQST; translated from the coding sequence TTGCGACGAAGCAATCCAGTCTGTGCTTGCGGCTTCTGGATTGCGAATATTGACGATGTCGAACCGCGCGATTCAGCTGCCTGGGTGAAGGGTTCGAATCGCTTCGTGCCACTCGCTGCGGTGGCGACTGCCAGCAACCCATTGCGCTATGCGTTTAATGAAGCAGCTCAGGCCGCGACCCAGTTCGCGCCGGCAAGCCGGCATGATGGTCCCTCACTGGCGGAAGGCGAGGCGCCCGGGCTGGAGGCCTTTTACAGCCCGGCGCAATCGACCTAA
- a CDS encoding nicotinamidase-related amidase (product_source=COG1335; cath_funfam=3.40.50.850; cog=COG1335; ko=KO:K23359; pfam=PF00857; superfamily=52499), with amino-acid sequence MQIYVYGQPRQIEKGFEDYLDPKKTAVVSIDMHRGHLDTSPDCPCPAPRARDIVAPIDAFHDRVRTLGVPIIHVRSVLRRGGVDDINGISSAWRRTFPLHVGAIPNSDAHAIEGSPWTEFVTRVGPNDLIVETKKRLSAFYPTDLDFLLRNMRVETVVLNGGFTDCCVLNTAFDASNHNYRVIVMRDLVRGTDDNLEAAALAMVSLHLGLVADSADLLDEWSKRPAAQNAA; translated from the coding sequence ATGCAGATTTATGTCTATGGACAGCCGCGCCAGATCGAGAAAGGGTTCGAGGACTATCTCGATCCGAAGAAGACCGCCGTCGTCTCGATCGACATGCATCGCGGCCATCTCGACACCTCACCGGACTGCCCATGCCCGGCGCCGCGTGCCCGCGACATCGTGGCGCCGATCGACGCATTCCATGACCGCGTCCGCACACTCGGCGTCCCCATCATTCACGTCCGGTCGGTGCTGCGGCGCGGCGGCGTCGATGACATCAATGGCATCAGCTCGGCGTGGCGACGCACATTTCCATTGCATGTCGGCGCGATCCCGAACAGCGACGCCCACGCCATCGAGGGCTCGCCCTGGACTGAATTTGTGACCAGGGTCGGCCCCAACGACCTGATCGTCGAGACCAAGAAACGGCTGTCGGCGTTCTATCCGACCGACCTTGATTTTCTGCTGCGCAACATGCGTGTCGAAACCGTCGTGCTGAACGGTGGTTTCACCGATTGTTGCGTGCTGAACACGGCATTCGATGCCAGCAACCATAACTACCGCGTCATCGTGATGCGCGATCTGGTCCGAGGAACCGACGATAATCTGGAGGCGGCAGCGCTCGCCATGGTGTCGCTACATCTCGGGCTTGTCGCGGACTCCGCCGATCTGCTCGATGAATGGAGCAAGCGGCCCGCGGCGCAGAACGCGGCGTGA
- a CDS encoding ABC-type uncharacterized transport system permease subunit (product_source=COG1079; cog=COG1079; ko=KO:K23536; pfam=PF02653; transmembrane_helix_parts=Inside_1_4,TMhelix_5_27,Outside_28_36,TMhelix_37_59,Inside_60_63,TMhelix_64_86,Outside_87_89,TMhelix_90_112,Inside_113_144,TMhelix_145_167,Outside_168_186,TMhelix_187_209,Inside_210_215,TMhelix_216_238,Outside_239_242,TMhelix_243_265,Inside_266_269,TMhelix_270_289,Outside_290_311), whose product MNDFLINWLANVPVTAVPYALAALGLIVSERSGVLNLTAEGLMLIGALAGAGTCLTLGGYPAIALLVAMLAASLVSLLFAILVVVLRVNQVIAGLSVVFFCQGLTGLIGTLAKWQNKQIAGLGNLKIWPLSEIPVIGRIFFMQDSVVYLTVLIFFAVNFILFRTMLGLRLRAVGENPAASDAAGVSVSLHRILAIVAGSSLIGLAGGYISVVSVKLWVTGMVGGRGWIAVALVVFARWAPWPALWGALLFGCIEALIPHVAAAGIRVPQYLMLMTPYLATIAVMVWVGAKDRRGSQEPGALGQPHVREERR is encoded by the coding sequence GTGAACGATTTCCTGATCAATTGGCTGGCAAATGTCCCGGTCACGGCGGTGCCTTACGCGCTGGCCGCGCTCGGCCTGATCGTGTCGGAGCGCTCCGGAGTACTGAATCTTACCGCGGAAGGGCTAATGCTCATCGGCGCGTTGGCCGGCGCGGGAACCTGCCTTACGCTCGGCGGCTATCCGGCAATCGCCTTGCTGGTCGCGATGCTGGCGGCGAGCCTCGTTTCGCTGCTGTTTGCCATTTTGGTGGTGGTGCTGCGCGTCAACCAGGTAATCGCGGGATTATCGGTCGTGTTTTTCTGCCAAGGCCTGACCGGGCTGATCGGCACGCTGGCGAAATGGCAGAACAAGCAAATTGCCGGGCTCGGCAACCTGAAGATCTGGCCACTGTCCGAGATACCGGTCATCGGCCGAATATTCTTCATGCAGGATTCGGTGGTTTACCTCACCGTCCTGATCTTCTTTGCGGTGAACTTCATCCTGTTCAGGACCATGCTGGGCCTGCGGCTTCGCGCCGTCGGCGAGAACCCGGCCGCTTCCGACGCCGCAGGCGTCAGCGTCTCGCTACATCGCATCTTGGCGATTGTCGCAGGTTCTTCCTTGATCGGTCTAGCCGGGGGCTACATTTCCGTCGTCAGCGTTAAACTATGGGTGACCGGTATGGTCGGCGGTCGCGGCTGGATTGCCGTCGCGCTGGTGGTGTTTGCGCGCTGGGCGCCGTGGCCGGCGCTGTGGGGCGCGCTTCTGTTCGGCTGTATCGAGGCGCTGATTCCGCATGTCGCTGCCGCCGGTATTCGCGTGCCGCAATATCTGATGCTGATGACGCCCTATCTTGCCACCATTGCCGTGATGGTCTGGGTCGGTGCCAAGGATCGTCGCGGCAGCCAGGAACCCGGTGCGCTCGGACAACCGCATGTGCGCGAGGAGCGGCGATAG
- a CDS encoding ABC-type uncharacterized transport system permease subunit (product_source=COG4603; cog=COG4603; ko=KO:K23535; pfam=PF02653; transmembrane_helix_parts=Inside_1_40,TMhelix_41_63,Outside_64_82,TMhelix_83_102,Inside_103_108,TMhelix_109_128,Outside_129_137,TMhelix_138_160,Inside_161_166,TMhelix_167_189,Outside_190_210,TMhelix_211_233,Inside_234_253,TMhelix_254_276,Outside_277_290,TMhelix_291_308,Inside_309_312,TMhelix_313_335,Outside_336_339,TMhelix_340_362,Inside_363_369) translates to MHDLPGQATSQLTAPSVAPSRHLGRITLDVRQNLPPWKQAVFVGGSLILGLAISVAILAAVGVSPVTLASELASVLTADSLRGVLVQAAPLVLVGLSASLAFRIGFWNLGLEGQMIFGGIFAAAVSIYDIGPPSTRLLMMGFGAALGGALWVLLVALLKIRFRVNEIIATLLLNYVAMYFLFHLLYGAWQDSKTAFPQSTPFRPFERLGDIGYGINGGLIVAIVSVLLAGWLIHLSRIGFYTRFISANPRMAKIVGVPVQTMTVCIIAASGACAGLAGFVNVASQEGRLTQSFSNGYVFSGVLIAFLSRNDPIVVAVVGFLIAVLFITGQTLQVFYQVPFAMVQMIEAIIVIAVASSEFLIRHRVRWIR, encoded by the coding sequence ATGCATGATCTTCCGGGCCAGGCGACCAGCCAATTGACCGCGCCATCCGTCGCCCCTTCGCGCCACCTTGGCCGTATCACGCTCGACGTTCGCCAGAACCTGCCGCCTTGGAAGCAGGCCGTTTTCGTCGGTGGTTCGCTGATCCTTGGTCTGGCTATATCGGTGGCCATTCTCGCGGCGGTGGGCGTTTCGCCGGTGACGCTCGCCTCGGAACTCGCAAGCGTCCTCACCGCCGATAGCCTGCGCGGTGTACTGGTTCAGGCCGCGCCGCTGGTCCTCGTCGGGCTGAGCGCCAGCTTGGCGTTCCGCATCGGCTTCTGGAATCTCGGCCTCGAAGGCCAGATGATTTTCGGCGGCATTTTCGCAGCCGCAGTCTCGATTTACGACATCGGACCGCCATCGACGCGGTTGCTGATGATGGGATTCGGAGCCGCTCTCGGCGGGGCACTATGGGTGCTGCTGGTGGCGCTTCTGAAAATCCGGTTTCGCGTCAACGAAATCATCGCCACGCTGCTGCTAAATTATGTCGCGATGTATTTCTTGTTTCATCTGCTTTATGGCGCCTGGCAGGATTCCAAAACCGCATTTCCGCAATCGACGCCGTTCCGTCCGTTCGAGCGGCTTGGAGACATCGGATACGGCATCAATGGCGGCTTAATCGTCGCAATCGTGAGCGTGCTACTGGCCGGGTGGTTGATCCATCTCAGCCGGATCGGGTTCTACACCCGCTTCATCAGCGCTAATCCGCGCATGGCTAAAATCGTCGGCGTTCCCGTGCAGACGATGACGGTGTGCATCATCGCCGCTTCCGGCGCCTGCGCAGGGCTTGCCGGCTTCGTCAACGTCGCCAGCCAGGAGGGACGGCTGACTCAGTCGTTTTCCAACGGCTATGTGTTCTCCGGCGTGCTGATCGCGTTCCTGTCACGCAACGATCCGATTGTTGTTGCTGTTGTCGGCTTTCTGATTGCAGTTCTGTTCATCACCGGACAAACGCTGCAGGTATTCTACCAGGTCCCATTTGCGATGGTGCAGATGATCGAGGCCATCATCGTCATCGCCGTGGCTTCATCAGAATTCCTGATCCGTCACCGCGTTCGATGGATTCGCTAG
- a CDS encoding ABC-type uncharacterized transport system ATPase subunit (product_source=COG3845; cath_funfam=3.40.50.300; cog=COG3845; ko=KO:K23537; pfam=PF00005; smart=SM00382; superfamily=52540), with product MTLALQLVGIRKSFDGALALDGASFESQTGEVHALLGENGAGKSSLMNVAAGLYAPDAGSIMINGVPTALKGPADARLHGIGMVHQHFKLVRPFTIAENILLANRRPHFSSGIKDIRAAIWKQADELKFDIDPDRRVDTLTVAEQQQVEIVKVLVGGANILILDEPTAVLTDTESEGLLEIVRRLAQSGAAVVLVTHKLHEVKRYADAVTIMRGGKTVATLDPRQASAEELTELTVGQTVSLPTRTKHAGGPTRLNVGALSYARGDGRVMLNNTSFHIRAGEIYGIAGVSGNGQTELAEALIGAIEPDTGEIWLDSAGDITRASTAKRREAAVAAIPADRYAYALASSLSIADNFAIAHIRSGRYGNVAWVNRSAMRKEAIAAIRKYDVQGARSVSQKASLLSGGNAQKLVIAREFSREPKVVVAHSPSRGLDVRACAAVHQRLVAARERGAAIVLISEDLDEILSLSDRIGVMTKGVVVAEFERPADRQAIGRAMVDHA from the coding sequence ATGACACTGGCACTTCAACTCGTCGGCATCCGCAAATCTTTTGACGGAGCGCTGGCTCTCGATGGAGCATCCTTCGAGAGCCAGACCGGCGAAGTCCACGCGCTGCTGGGCGAGAACGGCGCCGGCAAGTCGTCGCTGATGAATGTTGCCGCCGGCCTCTATGCGCCGGACGCCGGCTCCATCATGATCAACGGCGTGCCCACCGCACTCAAGGGGCCTGCCGATGCCCGCCTCCATGGCATCGGCATGGTCCATCAGCATTTCAAACTAGTAAGACCTTTCACCATTGCCGAGAATATTCTGCTGGCTAACCGGCGGCCGCATTTCTCTTCCGGCATTAAAGACATTCGCGCCGCGATCTGGAAACAGGCCGACGAACTTAAGTTCGACATCGATCCAGATCGCCGGGTCGATACATTGACGGTGGCCGAGCAGCAGCAGGTCGAGATCGTCAAGGTGCTGGTTGGCGGGGCCAACATCCTGATCCTCGACGAGCCGACGGCGGTTCTGACCGATACTGAATCTGAAGGTTTGCTTGAGATCGTCCGCCGGCTGGCCCAATCGGGTGCCGCAGTGGTGTTGGTAACGCACAAGCTCCACGAGGTGAAGCGCTACGCCGACGCGGTGACCATCATGCGCGGTGGCAAGACTGTCGCGACACTCGATCCGCGCCAGGCGAGTGCGGAGGAATTGACCGAACTGACGGTGGGACAGACGGTGTCGCTGCCCACCCGCACCAAACATGCGGGTGGACCGACGCGGCTCAATGTCGGCGCCTTAAGTTACGCGCGCGGCGATGGCCGGGTGATGCTGAACAACACCAGCTTCCACATCCGCGCCGGCGAGATCTACGGCATCGCCGGGGTCAGCGGCAACGGCCAGACAGAACTCGCCGAAGCGCTGATCGGTGCGATCGAGCCGGACACTGGCGAAATCTGGCTCGACAGCGCCGGCGATATCACCCGCGCCAGCACTGCGAAGCGGCGCGAGGCCGCGGTGGCGGCGATCCCGGCGGATCGCTACGCCTACGCGCTGGCAAGCAGCCTCTCGATCGCCGACAACTTTGCGATTGCGCATATCCGCTCAGGCCGATACGGCAATGTCGCCTGGGTCAACCGCTCCGCAATGCGCAAGGAAGCCATCGCGGCGATCAGAAAATACGACGTACAGGGCGCCCGCAGCGTAAGCCAGAAAGCCTCGTTGCTGTCCGGGGGTAATGCGCAAAAGCTCGTCATCGCGCGCGAATTCAGCCGTGAGCCCAAGGTGGTGGTCGCGCATAGCCCGAGCCGCGGACTGGACGTGCGGGCCTGCGCGGCAGTGCATCAGCGTCTGGTTGCCGCGCGGGAACGCGGCGCAGCCATCGTGCTGATTAGCGAAGACCTTGACGAGATTCTCAGCCTGTCCGACCGCATCGGCGTCATGACCAAGGGTGTTGTTGTCGCCGAATTCGAGCGGCCGGCTGATCGACAGGCGATCGGGCGTGCTATGGTCGATCATGCATGA
- a CDS encoding basic membrane protein A (product_source=KO:K07335; cath_funfam=3.40.50.2300; cleavage_site_network=SignalP-TM; cog=COG1744; ko=KO:K07335; pfam=PF02608; superfamily=53822; transmembrane_helix_parts=Inside_1_6,TMhelix_7_29,Outside_30_359), whose translation MRWTTIPVFAAALTCGAAIAYAAGFTLPAPPKIAFLYFADKTDGGWTQAFDEARPKIEKSLDMQIPFVENVPEVAGQITPAAERFIQRGYNVIIGTAFGYSDTFKELSQKYPKVAFLNASGTTNGSNLESFYGRTYESQYLCGMIAGAMSKTGKLGFVAAHPIGPVNWTINAYEMGALKMNPKATVTVIFTGAWNDPVKERAAASAMADQGIDVIGQHVDTPTPQIVAQERGIYGTGHHRDLREFAPKATLCSSVWTWDHFLSPELKKVAAGNWEPSPYGAFPGIKDGGTDIACCNTVVPKDVMDKVMAERDAIIAGKQIFTGPIKDTANVERLAAGKSLDDGGFWKMDWYVPGVIAQK comes from the coding sequence ATGCGATGGACTACAATCCCCGTTTTCGCGGCCGCATTGACCTGCGGCGCGGCTATTGCTTATGCCGCCGGTTTTACCCTCCCTGCGCCGCCAAAAATCGCCTTCCTGTATTTTGCCGACAAGACTGACGGTGGCTGGACCCAAGCCTTTGACGAGGCACGTCCGAAGATCGAAAAGTCGCTTGATATGCAGATTCCCTTCGTCGAAAACGTTCCTGAAGTGGCGGGCCAGATCACACCGGCGGCCGAGCGATTCATCCAGCGTGGCTATAACGTTATAATCGGCACCGCCTTCGGCTATTCCGACACATTCAAGGAACTTTCTCAGAAATACCCGAAAGTGGCTTTTCTCAATGCCTCGGGCACCACTAACGGATCCAACCTCGAATCGTTCTACGGCCGCACCTATGAGAGCCAGTATCTCTGTGGAATGATTGCCGGCGCGATGTCGAAGACCGGCAAGCTCGGCTTTGTAGCAGCGCATCCGATCGGCCCGGTGAACTGGACCATCAACGCCTACGAGATGGGCGCGCTGAAAATGAATCCGAAAGCGACAGTGACCGTGATCTTTACCGGCGCCTGGAACGATCCGGTCAAAGAACGCGCCGCGGCATCGGCGATGGCCGATCAGGGCATCGACGTCATCGGCCAGCACGTCGATACGCCGACGCCACAGATTGTCGCGCAAGAACGCGGGATCTACGGCACCGGGCATCATCGCGATCTGCGTGAATTCGCGCCGAAGGCGACGTTGTGTTCGTCGGTCTGGACATGGGATCACTTCCTGTCACCGGAGCTGAAGAAAGTCGCGGCCGGAAACTGGGAGCCCAGCCCCTATGGTGCCTTCCCCGGCATCAAGGATGGCGGCACCGATATCGCCTGCTGCAATACCGTCGTTCCCAAGGACGTCATGGACAAGGTGATGGCCGAGCGCGATGCCATCATCGCCGGCAAGCAGATCTTCACCGGGCCGATCAAGGACACAGCGAATGTCGAACGCCTCGCCGCCGGGAAATCGCTCGATGACGGTGGCTTCTGGAAGATGGATTGGTATGTGCCCGGGGTGATTGCCCAGAAGTAA
- a CDS encoding ureidoacrylate peracid hydrolase (product_source=KO:K09020; cath_funfam=3.40.50.850; cog=COG1335; ko=KO:K09020; pfam=PF00857; superfamily=52499; tigrfam=TIGR03614) yields the protein MVVSRAPDSITIDAEPESLIIGLSTTALVVVDMQNAYLSKGGYLDRVGFDVTTSPPVIEKAAAVLAAARTAGLFIVHLQNGFDELQTEAGGPTAPVWHKSNALKYMRANPGERGKLITHGTWDHDFVEPMRPVAGEAVVLKARYSGFAGTHLEQLLRARGITTILLVGVNTNVCVEATLRDAYHREFFALMIPDSTLQAGPDFIFEATVFNVTRFFGWAASSDRVIDAFSRAPRQPSA from the coding sequence GTGGTCGTCTCACGCGCGCCAGATAGCATTACCATCGATGCCGAACCTGAGAGCCTGATCATCGGACTTTCAACAACAGCTTTGGTGGTGGTCGATATGCAAAATGCCTATCTATCGAAAGGAGGTTACCTGGACCGCGTGGGATTTGACGTCACGACAAGCCCGCCCGTCATTGAAAAGGCCGCCGCGGTTCTGGCAGCAGCGCGCACCGCCGGACTCTTTATCGTCCACCTGCAGAATGGGTTCGATGAACTGCAGACCGAGGCCGGCGGCCCGACAGCGCCGGTCTGGCATAAGTCAAACGCTCTGAAGTATATGCGCGCGAATCCCGGGGAACGTGGCAAGCTCATCACTCACGGCACTTGGGATCACGACTTTGTCGAACCGATGCGGCCAGTTGCAGGCGAAGCGGTGGTTCTCAAGGCGCGCTACAGCGGCTTTGCGGGGACCCACCTGGAACAGTTGCTTCGAGCGCGAGGCATCACGACTATCCTTCTGGTGGGGGTGAATACCAATGTCTGTGTCGAAGCAACCTTACGCGATGCCTATCATCGCGAGTTCTTTGCCCTGATGATCCCGGATTCGACGCTACAGGCCGGGCCGGATTTCATATTTGAAGCGACAGTGTTCAATGTCACACGCTTTTTCGGCTGGGCTGCGTCCAGCGACAGGGTGATCGATGCTTTTTCACGCGCGCCAAGACAGCCATCCGCTTAA
- a CDS encoding NitT/TauT family transport system permease protein (product_source=KO:K02050; cath_funfam=1.10.3720.10; cog=COG0600; ko=KO:K02050; pfam=PF00528; superfamily=161098; transmembrane_helix_parts=Inside_1_40,TMhelix_41_60,Outside_61_94,TMhelix_95_117,Inside_118_129,TMhelix_130_152,Outside_153_156,TMhelix_157_179,Inside_180_209,TMhelix_210_232,Outside_233_251,TMhelix_252_274,Inside_275_284): MSQIENESRIVPTGVDNVLTRDLSASKLPSRFRTLRGQARLIVLPVVTALMVLGCWEAVVRVKNISNALLPAPSAVAVRLMETLPFLLRQAVPTTLETIASFLISLVLGIGLAVLICKSRLVRDALYPNIVLFQLIPKIALAPLFIVWLGIGSTSRVTFGVFISFFPVVVATLTGLTSVDRDLLRLCKAVGAHDAKVYAKVRFPAAVPHLFSGLKIAITFAMIGVIVGEFITAQAGLGYMILFAASQAEMTLIFASIVVLCVIGLVLYGLVVMAETLALKKYGA; this comes from the coding sequence GTGAGTCAGATCGAGAACGAATCCAGGATAGTCCCGACGGGCGTGGACAATGTGCTCACACGTGATCTCTCCGCTTCTAAATTGCCATCCCGGTTTAGAACGCTTCGCGGACAGGCCCGCTTGATTGTGCTGCCCGTCGTTACCGCGCTGATGGTGCTCGGTTGCTGGGAGGCCGTGGTCCGGGTCAAGAACATCTCGAACGCCCTGCTACCGGCGCCATCTGCGGTTGCTGTGCGGCTCATGGAAACCCTGCCATTTCTGCTTCGTCAGGCAGTTCCGACGACGCTCGAGACCATTGCGAGTTTTCTGATTTCCCTCGTTCTGGGCATCGGCCTTGCCGTCCTGATATGCAAGTCCCGTCTGGTTCGCGATGCGCTCTATCCGAACATCGTTCTTTTCCAGCTGATCCCAAAGATCGCACTGGCACCACTCTTCATCGTTTGGCTTGGTATCGGCAGCACTTCGCGAGTCACATTTGGGGTCTTTATCTCGTTCTTCCCGGTGGTGGTCGCGACGCTGACCGGCCTGACCTCAGTTGACAGAGATCTGCTGAGGTTATGCAAGGCCGTCGGCGCCCACGACGCGAAAGTATATGCGAAAGTCCGCTTTCCGGCCGCGGTGCCGCATCTGTTTTCCGGACTCAAGATTGCCATCACCTTCGCGATGATTGGGGTCATCGTCGGAGAATTCATCACGGCGCAGGCTGGGCTCGGCTATATGATCCTGTTTGCCGCTTCGCAAGCCGAGATGACGCTGATCTTCGCCTCGATAGTGGTTCTCTGCGTGATCGGTCTCGTTCTTTATGGACTGGTGGTGATGGCCGAGACATTGGCGCTCAAAAAGTACGGAGCCTGA